The DNA segment CATGAatgtctatttaaaatattgtgaaTATCAATTTTACGCATCACATAGTATAATTATGTTAATGTATGTAAATGCAGAGGTCCACGTGCCACATTTCCTTCCTCTAATGCATCATGCGATGCAATTCCTAATACTATGATGCTATCAAGAGGTTTTGCGTCGTGTTGTGCAAATAGTGAGTACACCCCTTTGAAATCGATTCGTTTTCATCAGGCAATATTAGGGTCGGgacatacatttaaaaatgttgAGGAGTTTCGTAATGCAATTTATCAGATGTCGTTAGGTGGAAGGTTTGAATACAAGTACAAGAAAAATTCCCCTACGCATATGTCTGTAAAGTGTTCGGTTGAGGGTTGTCATTGGAAGATAACAACTCACGTTGTAGAGGAAAATGTCATCTTGCGAATTCATACTTACCAAGTGAATCATAATCATATAGCTGAGGATGAGTGTTCATCTAAGGTCAAGGTTTCTTCAAAGATAGGCATGGTTGTTGTTGAAGATATGTTTAGAACCACTCCAGACTATCTTTCCCGTCAAATTTGTAAGGATTTTGAACGTGATCATGGagttcaattgacatataaccaagcatggcaccttaaagagaaggcaaaagAGCGCATATATGGAGCTCCATGTGAGTCCTACACGTTTGTCCATTGGTTATGCCATAGGCTAAGGGAAATCAACCCTGACACTATTGCAGAGTACACTTCCCATGAAGGTCACTTCATGCAATTGTTCATTGCCcatgcattttcaattcaaggtTTCATCATGGGGTGTCGATCAGTATTGACTATTGATTCTTGCCACCTAAGCGGTCTATATAAGAGAGCTCTATTGTTCGCCATTGCATATAATACAGATGATGGAATGTTCCCTCTAGCTCTTGGTGTGATCAGTTCAGAAAATTATGAGGATTGATATTGGTTTTTGGAGAAATTAAAGGAGGTCTTAAATGGGAAAGAAGTTGTTATTATATCAGATAGACATCACAAAATCTTGCATAGTGTTTTTGAGTTGTTCGGGATAGGAAATCATGCATATTGTTATCGACATGTGAAGGAAAACTTTTCTAGCTTCTTGAATAAGTAAAACATTAgaggaaagaaagggaaagaagacACTTTGTAACTTTTGGACAACATTGTGTATGCTAGGTTGGATATAGACTACAACAAGgcatttgaaaaacttgtgcgCTTCAATGACAGCCTAGCAAAATGGGTTGTGGAAAACAATCCCGAACATTGGGCAATGTCAGTTTCTTAAAAAACAATGGGATAAAATGACAACTAACATTGCAGAGTCCTTCAATCTGTGGTTAAGAGATGAGTGTCACCAAACAATTTATACGTTATTGTTAATGCACATGGATAAGCTTGTAGCCATGTTGGACACCCATATGCGTGGTACACAAAAGTGGAAGAGCGTGGTCGGACCGAAAACTGAAGATAAGCTAATGTCAAATATCATGAGGTCTGGTCTGATTAGTGTGTTGCCCTATTTGGGGGGGATGTTTAAGGTGTTTACTGGGGATGTTTATTTGGTTGTCGATATGAATTAACGTACATGTACTTGCATGACATGTCAAATGTCTGACTTGCCATGTTCACACGTTTGTGTTGTCATCCGCACATTGAGACACAACATGTATCAATATATTGACCCATGTTCTCATGTCTCCACGCAACATTTGATTTACTCGAGTCAGTTTCAACCATTATCAACACATAATATGCCGAAAATTTGTGACGATGGGAGTTTGCAAGATTATGCGGGCAACTTCTTTTGTTGCTCTCCAACCCCTCATGTGAGACATTCTCCAGAAAGACCCCAACAAAGATGCATTGAGTCACTGTTTGCAATGGCATAGGTCATAACCGCTCTAAATGTAATAATCCATTGTCGTGACATGTGCCTTTTTTGTGCTTGTACGATTCTCATATTTTGTATCATCCCATACATTCTATTGTAGGGTATATGGTACGGGGTTGTTGATTTTCGTTCTTATGTATTGGCCTCATTATAGGCACGATGCactattttgttattttcaagATTTAGAGTTGCTTTGATTAACCAAATTAATTGAAAGTGCAATTTGAATGTGGTTTCTTTTCACTTGTTATTTAATTCCATCAATGTGTCTACATTATCAAGCATTTCTTGTTTGGAGCCTAAATGAGgatgacaattttttattaatttattcacttattgGGGTtcacaatttttgttttttttcaataaaggGAGACTTCCCCTTtgttatttccattttttttgtttttgcttccTATCGCATCATGTTTTGGTTGCACCTATTTGAATGTGTCATGAATTCCTAACACgtaataaaaattgtctttcAATTTGTCTTCAATGAGATATACTTGTTACACACGTTGTAACCATTCCAGTTACTATCTAGTAATTTATATGGTCGGTTGCCGGTAGGATAGTAGTTCATACACGTGTTTGCTTCCAAACTATAAACGCTTTCCTAAATTGccatattgttatttatttcatttatttttaccttataAATCTAAAT comes from the Vitis vinifera cultivar Pinot Noir 40024 chromosome 12, ASM3070453v1 genome and includes:
- the LOC104880999 gene encoding uncharacterized protein LOC104880999 — protein: MKMHYTLKFNPRVIQDLEDEDDLDNVVSHSDDFANVYLVDLPCVEVIEANIPNTELAFGGPRATFPSSNASCDAIPNTMMLSRGFASCCANSEYTPLKSIRFHQAILGSGHTFKNVEEFRNAIYQMSLGGRFEYKYKKNSPTHMSVKCSVEGCHWKITTHVVEENVILRIHTYQVNHNHIAEDECSSKVKVSSKIGMVVVEDMFRTTPDYLSRQICKDFERDHGVQLTYNQAWHLKEKAKERIYGAPCESYTFVHWLCHRLREINPDTIAEYTSHEGHFMQLFIAHAFSIQGFIMGCRSVLTIDSCHLSGLYKRALLFAIAYNTDDGMFPLALGVISSENYED